The following are encoded together in the Malaya genurostris strain Urasoe2022 chromosome 3, Malgen_1.1, whole genome shotgun sequence genome:
- the LOC131438474 gene encoding 2-aminoethanethiol dioxygenase translates to MTTLFARVFRQAKVTFEQTNAERFLSNLQNLRALVEELTMMDLNLDPTVVAQETFQQPTKAPCTFIDIFENNNFTMSVFVLRENYTMPLHDHPLMHGLLRVVAGSVKIQSYTEIDRRESTRDGNEMRHVLVNVEQPRVISTNKGDCAMLTPTERNFHEITAVGGPAAFFDILSPPYNADIPIYGRRTCAFYRKLLLPGDGATNDGRKRMVLERIPTPDHYYCDTENFIAPEFMFASAASE, encoded by the coding sequence ATGACTACCCTCTTCGCACGAGTATTTCGCCAGGCGAAAGTTACTTTTGAGCAGACAAATGCCGAGCGATTTCTAAGCAATCTACAAAACCTTCGAGCTCTGGTGGAAGAGCTCACTATGATGGACCTTAATCTTGACCCAACGGTTGTGGCCCAAGAAACTTTTCAGCAACCGACAAAAGCGCCATGCACGTTTATTGATATCTTTGAGAATAACAATTTCACGATGTCAGTTTTCGTTCTGCGGGAAAACTACACCATGCCCTTACATGATCACCCCCTAATGCATGGTCTGCTACGAGTAGTAGCCGGATCTGTCAAGATTCAAAGTTATACAGAAATTGATCGTCGTGAAAGCACTCGAGACGGAAACGAAATGCGACATGTTCTGGTCAATGTGGAACAACCTAGGGTTATCAGTACCAATAAAGGTGACTGTGCCATGCTAACGCCTACAGAACGAAATTTTCACGAGATCACAGCCGTTGGTGGACCTGCTGCATTCTTCGACATACTGAGTCCGCCGTATAATGCAGATATACCGATTTATGGAAGAAGAACTTGCGCATTCTACAGAAAACTTCTACTGCCTGGAGATGGCGCAACCAACGATGGTCGCAAACGAATGGTATTAGAGAGGATTCCTACTCCGGACCATTACTACTGTGATACGGAAAATTTCATAGCGCCCGAGTTTATGTTCGCCAGCGCAGCCAGCGAGTAG
- the LOC131436747 gene encoding lariat debranching enzyme codes for MKIAVEGCAHGELEKIYDLVESIQNQEGYQIDLLICCGDFQSTRNLEDLQCMAVPKKHLDICTFYKYYSGEKIAPVLTLFIGGNHEASNYLQELPYGGWVAPNIYYLGYAGVVNINGIRIGGISGIYKGHDYLKGRYEFSPYNETTKRSVYHIRQIDVFRLKQLTPKVDILLSHDWPRGVTNYGNKNQLIRFKPAFREEVEENKLGSPPCEDLLMNLKPPYWFSAHLHCKFSALIPHESGEITRFLALDKCLPKRRFLQVLDLETKDESGKLELNYDLEWLTILHLTNHLISIRGSNGYMPGEGGSERFNFTPTEDEKKVVLERFCNDLRIPQNFTRIAEPYNPAAGIGLDFVDQPKAYINPQTTDFCDKLNIDDPLRLAMLMTGHTLITSTYVDQGPLNVSINSDKNHGELVLDDDSSSNGDDLTEEVPLCTRAPLASVLPKPKWRHDSSTDASTLDDSSLSTSNRSVLSLPTPQKQDSNLSDNFTIDELNLSSPKISVDTKTGGTQPVDGNKVDCTEEKPPMKKFKRRNEAIYAKEDSD; via the exons atgaaaatcgCAGTTGAAGGTTGTGCCCACGGAGAGTTGGAAAAGATTTACGACTTGGTTGAATCCATTCAGAACCAGGAAGGATATCAGATTGATCTTTTAATCTGTTGTGGAGATTTTCAATCGACTCGAAATTTGGAAGATCTACAGTGTATGGCAGTGCCGAAGAAGCATTTGGATATTTGCACTTTTTAcaa ATATTATAGCGGTGAGAAAATAGCTCCAGTACTAACGCTGTTTATCGGTGGTAATCACGAAGCGTCCAACTATCTTCAAGAATTACCATACGGAGGATGGGTTGCACCGAACATTTACTACCTCGGATACGCAGGGGTAGTTAACATAAACGGAATTCGAATAGGAGGAATATCCGGTATTTACAAAGGGCATGATTACCTCAAGGGAAGATATGAGTTCAGTCCCTACAATGAAACTACCAAACGTAGCGTTTATCACATCCGTCAAATTGATGTGTTCCGGTTGAAACAGCTCACACCCAAGGTTGACATTCTATTATCCCATGATTGGCCCAGAGGAGTCACTAACTATGGGAACAAAAATCAGTTGATTCGATTCAAACCGGCGTTTAGAGAAGAAGTAGAAGAGAACAAATTGGGAAGCCCTCCGTGTGaggatttgttgatgaatttaaaaCCTCCTTATTGGTTTTCTGCTCATCTGCACTGCAAGTTTTCTGCATTGATTCCGCATGAAAGTGGAGAAATTACCAGATTTTTGGCACTAGATAAGTGTTTGCCTAAAAGGCGATTCCTGCAAGTTCTTGATTTGGAAACGAAAGATGAATCCGGGAAATTGGAATTGAATTACGATTTGGAATGGCTTACTATTTTGCATTTGACCAACCATCTGATTAGCATACGAGGTAGCAACGGTTATATGCCAGGAGAGGGAGGCTCAGAAAGATTCAATTTTACTCCCACAGAAGATGAGAAAAAAGTTGTtctagaacgattttgcaacgatTTACGGATTCCACAAAATTTTACTCGAATTGCAGAACCCTATAATCCtgcagcaggaattggtttggaTTTTGTTGATCAACCTAAGGCTTATATCAATCCCCAAACAACAGATTTCTGTGATAAGCTCAATATAGATGATCCGCTACGGTTAGCTATGCTCATGACTGGGCACACTCTCATCACTTCAACGTATGTCGATCAAGGCCCGTTGAATGTTTCAATCAACTCGGACAAAAACCATGGCGAACTTGTGCTAGATGACGATTCCTCTTCCAACGGGGATGACCTGACAGAGGAAGTGCCTTTGTGTACCCGAGCACCGTTGGCATCAGTACTACCAAAACCCAAATGGAGACACGATTCGAGCACCGATGCTTCCACCTTGGATGATTCATCTTTATCGACTTCGAACCGCAGTGTATTGAGTTTGCCGACACCACAAAAACAGGATTCCAATCTGTCGGATAATTTCACTATAGATGAGTTAAATTTGTCCAGTCCCAAAATTTCCGTCGATACGAAAACTGGCGGAACGCAGCCCGTCGATGGAAACAAAGTGGACTGTACCGAAGAGAAACCACCgatgaaaaaatttaaacggaGAAATGAGGCAATTTATGCTAAGGAGGATAGTGACTAA